A window of Dehalogenimonas sp. WBC-2 genomic DNA:
GGTGATGGTGGCCACCTGGACGATCTGGTCGCGGCCTTTGATCGGGGTGGACATACGCTTGAGTTCCTTAGAAATAATCGCGGTGGCCTTCTCGATACCACGTTTGAGAGCCAGCGGCTCAGCGCCAGCAGTGATATTCTTGAAGGCTTCATTGATAATGGCCTGCGCCAGCAAGATGGAGGTAGTAGTGCCGTCGCCAGCAGCGTCATTGGTCTTGGTCGCCGCTTCTTTAACAATCTGGCAGCCCATGTTCTCAAAGGCATCCGGCAGATCAATGTCGCGGGCAATGGTCACACCGTCGTCAATAACGGTGGGGGCGCCCCAGGATTTGGCCAGGGCAACCGGATGACCCTTAGGTCCCAGGGTTACCTTTACCGTATCCGCAAGGGTGTCAATACCTTTTTTCAGGGATTTCCTGACTTGTTCACCGAAAACAATCTGTTTTGCCACTTTATCTCCTTAAACTCCTTTATTTTCTATTTCTGATATATTTTTTTGGCTAAGATCTGGTTCTCAGGCATAATAACCATGTCCATGCCGCCAACCTTAATCTCGGTGCCGCCGAATTTCGGGTAAATAACGAAATCGCCGACTTTTACGTCCATAGCTTCACGGACGTTGTCTTTGCCAAAACGGCCGGGGCCAACAGCTACCACTTCGCCCTCTTGTCCTTTTTCCTGGGCGGTGTCAGGGATGATGATACCGCTTCGCATCTCTTCCTTTTTACCGGGTTTGACGATGACGAAGTTCTGCATTGGTTGTACGTCGATTGCCATGAATCCTCCTTAAACCTATTCTTTACTTTCAATATTTTAGCACTCTCGGTAAGAGATTGCTAACTTGGTAATGATAACCTAAAGTACCGCTTACAGCAAACTAATCCTGAATAATTTA
This region includes:
- the groES gene encoding molecular co-chaperone GroES, which produces MAIDVQPMQNFVIVKPGKKEEMRSGIIIPDTAQEKGQEGEVVAVGPGRFGKDNVREAMDVKVGDFVIYPKFGGTEIKVGGMDMVIMPENQILAKKIYQK